A genomic window from Mesosutterella faecium includes:
- a CDS encoding LysR family transcriptional regulator, whose product MGNSAASDCETVLMRSAEAFLAVCRTRSFHEAAAELGVTQSAVSQKIALLESALSVELFDRTTRPLTVTIEAKLLRSSLEGARKKLGEAILAIQEENSKLPDINFGMIESFTQTMGADLLVSLKGRTHRTIFRQGSSDYLMHMLRRREIETVVVLDNFQRGDECMCEPIMDEPMVAVMPASFAAGSPWTLQRLSRCGLPVLSSPRDTGIGLHIAAAMDAAGVDLPEQYGIDNKAVVLNLVERGFGWCLTFPLGLLGHRLDWSRFCIKLVNEPGTTRHIVGLAMRSNPSSALKLIAENCRRLLVPKVGQIERICPELKGRIRIHS is encoded by the coding sequence ATGGGCAACAGCGCCGCATCCGACTGCGAGACCGTGCTGATGCGCAGCGCCGAGGCGTTTCTCGCGGTGTGCCGCACGCGTTCCTTTCACGAGGCCGCGGCCGAGCTCGGCGTGACGCAGAGCGCCGTGAGCCAGAAAATCGCGCTGCTCGAGTCGGCGCTTTCCGTCGAGCTCTTTGACCGCACGACCCGGCCTCTCACGGTGACGATCGAGGCGAAGCTCCTGCGCAGCTCGCTCGAGGGCGCCCGCAAGAAGCTGGGCGAGGCGATTCTCGCGATTCAGGAGGAAAACAGCAAGCTGCCGGACATCAATTTCGGCATGATCGAGTCGTTCACCCAGACCATGGGCGCCGACCTCCTGGTGAGCCTCAAGGGGCGGACCCACCGCACCATTTTCCGCCAGGGCTCCTCGGACTACCTCATGCATATGCTGCGGCGGCGCGAAATCGAGACCGTCGTCGTCCTCGACAATTTCCAGAGGGGCGACGAGTGCATGTGCGAGCCGATCATGGACGAGCCCATGGTGGCCGTCATGCCCGCCTCGTTTGCGGCCGGCTCGCCCTGGACCCTGCAGCGGCTGTCGCGCTGCGGGCTGCCTGTCCTGTCCTCGCCCCGCGACACCGGCATCGGCCTGCACATCGCGGCGGCCATGGACGCGGCCGGCGTGGACCTGCCCGAGCAGTACGGCATCGACAACAAGGCGGTTGTGCTCAACCTGGTCGAGAGGGGGTTCGGCTGGTGCCTCACCTTTCCGCTGGGACTGCTCGGCCACCGCCTGGACTGGAGCCGCTTCTGCATCAAGCTCGTGAACGAGCCCGGGACGACGCGCCACATCGTGGGGCTTGCCATGCGCAGCAACCCGTCCTCCGCCCTGAAGCTCATCGCGGAGAACTGCAGGAGGCTGCTTGTGCCCAAGGTGGGGCAGATCGAGCGCATCTGTCCGGAGCTCAAGGGCCGGATCCGCATTCATTCCTGA
- a CDS encoding FKBP-type peptidyl-prolyl cis-trans isomerase, with the protein MAKTVEAGSLVTIFVTVWDLRGNIVDQTGEEGVSLRCGSEDVFPRMDQALVGKKEGESFDVILEPEESFGDFDENLVHLVPVASLGVKNLKKGMRFSHIPGVPVDEGRAYIVTDIADGQAVLDGNHPYAGWTLRFSVKVLRVESLEEGDVDDSDIFIPDFLKPASASVKREAEEMLDVERARKRISEALDRREQSEPAHPMGSGLFTSFVPKKDE; encoded by the coding sequence ATGGCAAAGACAGTTGAGGCGGGCAGCCTCGTCACTATTTTCGTCACGGTCTGGGACCTGCGCGGCAACATCGTGGACCAGACCGGCGAGGAGGGCGTGTCGCTGCGCTGCGGCAGCGAGGACGTCTTCCCGCGCATGGATCAGGCGCTCGTGGGGAAGAAAGAGGGCGAGAGCTTTGACGTCATCCTCGAGCCCGAGGAGAGCTTCGGGGACTTTGACGAGAACCTGGTCCACCTTGTGCCCGTGGCGAGCCTTGGAGTGAAGAACCTGAAAAAAGGGATGCGCTTCTCGCACATTCCGGGCGTGCCCGTCGACGAGGGCCGGGCCTACATCGTCACCGACATTGCCGACGGACAGGCGGTGCTCGACGGCAACCATCCTTACGCCGGCTGGACGCTGCGCTTCTCGGTGAAGGTGCTCCGGGTCGAGTCCCTTGAGGAGGGCGACGTGGACGACAGCGACATCTTCATACCCGATTTCCTCAAGCCCGCGAGCGCTAGCGTGAAGCGCGAGGCCGAGGAGATGCTCGACGTCGAGCGGGCCCGCAAGAGAATCAGCGAGGCGCTCGACCGCAGGGAGCAGTCCGAGCCCGCCCATCCGATGGGCAGCGGGCTTTTCACCTCCTTCGTTCCCAAAAAAGACGAGTGA
- a CDS encoding DNA topoisomerase IV subunit B, whose protein sequence is MSTRKTTGSYVESSVRVLKGLEPVKERPGMYTLTCDPLHIIQEVIDNSSDEVLAGFGTKIEVWLHKDNSVTVEDNGRGIPVGLHPTEHQPVVELVFTSLHAGGKFDKTSGGAYAFSGGLHGVGVSVTNALSRRMEVTVWRDGLESTIAFENGFTVEPLKSRKSPRRKSETGTRVTAWPDPKYFDSPVIPVDKLVRLLRSKAVLMPGCEVIFHDETAGSDQRWRYEGGLGEYLASEMQFQPVIPAFEAEGFAGPESDNFSEGEGASWVVAWTEEGGLVRESYVNLIPTPDGGTHESGLKDGLFQAVKAFIDAHQLAVKGVKLLPEDVFSRASFVLSCKMLDPQFQGQTKDRLTSRDALKLVSTFVAPQFEFWLNDHVEEGRKLAELVIHQAQRRQSSAPRIDRKKSSGVAVLPGKLTDCESSDTSRNELYLVEGDSAGGSAKVGRDKEFQAVLPLRGKILNTWEVAQGRLFDSQIIHDIATAIGVNPHAAAAEGDLSHLRYGKICILADADVDGSHIQVLLLTLFFRHFPALVEAGHVFVAMPPLFRVEVPARGRRPARRIYCLDDRELARTQQKLAKEKIAPEDLTIARFKGLGEMSASELGETALNPDTRCLLPISWGDVDRASTSAVMTMLMGHKESASRREWLERYGDQANADV, encoded by the coding sequence ATGTCAACCCGAAAAACCACCGGCAGCTACGTCGAATCGAGTGTCCGCGTTCTCAAGGGACTCGAACCCGTCAAGGAACGCCCGGGGATGTACACCCTCACCTGCGATCCCCTGCACATTATTCAGGAGGTGATCGACAACTCGAGCGACGAAGTCCTCGCCGGGTTCGGCACGAAGATCGAGGTCTGGCTGCACAAGGACAACTCCGTGACGGTCGAGGACAACGGCCGCGGCATTCCCGTGGGCCTGCACCCGACGGAGCACCAGCCCGTGGTGGAGCTCGTCTTCACCTCGCTGCATGCCGGCGGCAAGTTTGACAAGACCAGTGGCGGGGCCTACGCCTTTTCCGGCGGGCTGCACGGCGTGGGCGTGTCGGTGACAAACGCGCTTTCGCGCCGCATGGAGGTCACCGTCTGGCGCGACGGACTGGAGAGCACGATCGCCTTCGAAAACGGCTTCACCGTCGAGCCCCTGAAGTCCCGCAAAAGCCCCAGGCGCAAGTCCGAGACGGGCACCCGCGTCACCGCCTGGCCCGATCCGAAGTATTTCGACTCGCCGGTGATCCCGGTTGACAAGCTCGTGCGGCTGCTGCGCTCGAAGGCCGTGCTCATGCCCGGCTGCGAGGTGATCTTCCACGACGAGACCGCGGGCAGCGACCAGCGCTGGCGCTACGAGGGGGGCCTGGGCGAGTATCTCGCCTCCGAAATGCAGTTCCAGCCCGTGATACCCGCGTTCGAGGCCGAGGGATTCGCCGGCCCGGAATCGGATAATTTCTCGGAGGGCGAGGGCGCCTCCTGGGTGGTCGCCTGGACCGAGGAGGGAGGGCTCGTGCGCGAGTCGTACGTGAACCTCATCCCGACCCCGGACGGCGGCACGCACGAGTCGGGCCTGAAGGACGGGCTCTTCCAGGCCGTGAAGGCGTTCATCGACGCGCACCAGCTCGCCGTGAAGGGCGTGAAGCTGCTGCCCGAGGATGTCTTCTCGCGTGCTTCCTTCGTGCTGTCGTGCAAGATGCTCGACCCGCAGTTCCAGGGGCAGACGAAGGACCGGCTTACGAGCCGCGACGCCTTGAAGCTGGTCTCGACCTTTGTCGCGCCGCAGTTCGAGTTCTGGCTCAACGACCACGTCGAGGAGGGCCGGAAGCTCGCCGAGCTCGTGATCCACCAGGCGCAGCGCCGGCAGTCCTCCGCCCCGAGAATCGACCGCAAGAAATCCTCGGGCGTCGCGGTGCTGCCCGGCAAGCTCACCGACTGCGAAAGCTCCGACACCTCCCGCAACGAGCTCTACCTGGTCGAGGGCGACTCGGCCGGGGGTTCGGCCAAGGTCGGGCGCGACAAGGAGTTCCAGGCGGTCCTGCCGCTGCGCGGCAAGATCCTGAACACCTGGGAAGTTGCCCAGGGACGGCTGTTTGACAGCCAGATCATTCACGACATCGCCACCGCGATCGGCGTGAATCCGCACGCCGCCGCGGCTGAAGGCGACCTGTCGCACCTGCGCTACGGCAAGATCTGCATCCTCGCCGACGCGGATGTGGACGGCTCACACATTCAGGTGCTGTTGCTCACGCTCTTTTTCCGGCATTTCCCCGCGCTGGTCGAGGCCGGGCACGTCTTTGTGGCGATGCCCCCGCTTTTCCGCGTCGAGGTGCCGGCCCGGGGCCGCAGGCCCGCGCGACGGATCTACTGCCTCGACGACCGCGAGCTTGCACGCACGCAGCAAAAGCTCGCCAAGGAGAAAATCGCCCCGGAGGACCTCACGATCGCCCGCTTCAAGGGCCTGGGCGAGATGAGCGCCTCGGAGCTCGGCGAGACCGCTCTCAACCCGGACACGCGCTGCCTGCTGCCGATCTCCTGGGGCGACGTGGACCGCGCGAGCACCTCGGCCGTGATGACGATGCTGATGGGGCACAAGGAGTCGGCCTCAAGGCGCGAATGGCTGGAGCGCTACGGCGACCAGGCCAACGCCGACGTTTGA
- a CDS encoding nitroreductase family protein yields MISNVLETVQKRYTAKHYDPSRKITPEDWAKVEEILRLAPSSVNYQPVEYFVASTEAARAKVAKAVLSFNAERVLKASHVVVFTVPLAARESHLKAVLEKEDLDGRYANTELKSAQDQGRRHFVGLHQISPAEITEWFTRQAYLACGFVVMATAGAGIDSTIMEGFDFRELGLGEKGLASVLVVSFGYHADNDGNAIRPKSRLARDLVIHEL; encoded by the coding sequence ATGATCAGCAACGTTTTGGAAACCGTTCAGAAGCGCTACACCGCCAAGCACTACGACCCCAGCCGGAAAATCACTCCCGAAGACTGGGCGAAGGTTGAGGAAATCCTGCGGCTCGCCCCCTCCTCCGTGAACTACCAGCCCGTTGAATATTTCGTCGCCTCGACGGAGGCGGCCCGGGCCAAAGTGGCCAAGGCCGTCCTCAGCTTCAATGCGGAGAGGGTTCTCAAGGCGAGCCACGTCGTGGTCTTCACGGTGCCCCTTGCTGCGCGTGAATCGCACCTGAAGGCCGTGCTCGAGAAGGAGGATCTCGACGGGCGCTACGCGAACACGGAGCTGAAGAGCGCCCAGGACCAGGGCCGCCGGCACTTCGTCGGCCTGCACCAGATCAGCCCGGCCGAAATCACGGAATGGTTCACCCGCCAGGCCTACCTCGCCTGCGGCTTCGTCGTCATGGCGACCGCCGGGGCCGGCATTGACTCCACCATCATGGAAGGATTTGACTTCCGCGAGCTCGGCCTCGGGGAAAAAGGCCTCGCCTCGGTGCTCGTCGTGAGCTTCGGCTACCACGCCGACAACGACGGCAACGCGATCCGCCCGAAGTCAAGGCTTGCTCGCGATCTTGTGATCCACGAGCTCTAA
- a CDS encoding carcinine hydrolase/isopenicillin-N N-acyltransferase family protein, producing the protein MRMKPALLSLFLLAASPAALPCTLYGAAGAAAGGGTLMAKVRDQLPGSQVLRTVVPEKGYAYRGLFVGKRPTFNMGINSAGLAAGLSTAGSVPKKKRLSYPRFRGPAGERPLEYLMERCATVEEALAAKEVFDHPANFILADRTEVAIVEVLPDLTRTVRRVKNGTAAHTNHYIEPGSERFNEKIGESSAARLSRIRSLLASRKAFSLQDFIAMGHDRSAGPDDSIWRTGEARRERTIAFMAVRIPASGAPQLHLEWEERKDDPKSLRSADETPFPGAPAGTARPAGPEK; encoded by the coding sequence ATGAGAATGAAACCCGCTCTTTTATCCCTCTTCCTTCTCGCCGCCTCGCCCGCGGCTCTGCCCTGCACGCTCTACGGAGCCGCGGGCGCAGCCGCAGGCGGCGGCACGCTCATGGCCAAGGTCCGCGACCAGCTGCCGGGCAGCCAGGTGCTGCGCACCGTCGTCCCCGAAAAGGGATACGCATACCGGGGGCTCTTTGTCGGGAAGCGCCCCACCTTCAATATGGGGATCAACAGCGCGGGGCTGGCCGCAGGGCTTTCCACCGCCGGATCCGTCCCGAAGAAAAAGCGGCTTTCCTACCCCCGCTTCAGGGGCCCCGCGGGCGAGCGACCTCTGGAGTACCTGATGGAGCGCTGCGCAACGGTCGAGGAGGCGCTTGCGGCAAAGGAGGTGTTCGACCATCCCGCGAACTTCATCCTGGCCGACCGCACGGAGGTGGCCATCGTGGAAGTGCTGCCGGACCTTACGCGCACGGTGCGGCGGGTGAAAAACGGCACCGCCGCGCACACCAACCACTACATCGAGCCCGGCTCGGAGCGCTTCAACGAAAAAATCGGAGAAAGCAGCGCCGCGAGGCTGAGCCGCATCCGCAGCCTGCTCGCCTCTCGGAAGGCCTTCAGCCTCCAGGACTTCATCGCCATGGGCCACGACCGCTCGGCCGGCCCCGACGACAGCATCTGGCGCACGGGCGAAGCGCGCAGGGAGAGGACGATCGCCTTCATGGCCGTGAGGATTCCGGCCTCGGGCGCCCCGCAGCTGCATCTCGAGTGGGAAGAGCGGAAGGACGACCCAAAGTCGCTCAGGTCCGCCGACGAAACGCCCTTCCCCGGGGCTCCGGCCGGAACCGCCCGGCCGGCAGGGCCTGAGAAATAA
- the folE gene encoding GTP cyclohydrolase I, translated as MNKSAGKLISDIIRERLQKAGADFCANDNIAEYLQEGDLERLQQEVEERVQALLGSLVIDTERDPNTRETAHRIAKMYLQEVFAGRYAPRPKITEFPNTKNLDQVYTVGPVTVRSACSHHFVPVIGQCWIGVIPSGHLIGISKFSRLAQWVFSRPQIQEEATVQLADELERLIHPHGLAVIVRARHECMSWRGVKENDCAMTTSVMRGYFLKNTATRMEFLSLIRDPRG; from the coding sequence ATGAATAAAAGCGCCGGAAAGCTCATTTCGGACATTATCCGCGAACGGCTGCAGAAGGCGGGAGCGGACTTCTGCGCGAACGACAATATCGCCGAGTATCTGCAGGAAGGAGATCTGGAGCGGCTCCAGCAGGAGGTCGAGGAGCGGGTTCAGGCGCTGCTCGGCTCGCTGGTGATCGACACCGAGCGGGATCCCAACACCCGCGAGACGGCTCACCGGATCGCCAAGATGTACCTGCAGGAGGTTTTCGCGGGGCGCTATGCCCCCCGCCCGAAGATCACCGAGTTCCCCAACACGAAGAATCTCGACCAGGTCTACACGGTCGGGCCGGTCACGGTGCGCAGCGCCTGCTCGCACCATTTCGTGCCGGTGATCGGCCAGTGCTGGATCGGAGTGATTCCCTCGGGGCACCTGATCGGGATATCGAAGTTCTCGCGGCTGGCCCAGTGGGTCTTTTCCCGCCCGCAGATTCAGGAGGAGGCGACCGTGCAGCTCGCCGACGAGCTTGAGCGGCTCATTCACCCGCACGGGCTCGCCGTGATCGTGCGCGCCCGCCACGAATGCATGTCCTGGCGCGGAGTGAAGGAAAACGACTGCGCCATGACGACTTCGGTGATGCGCGGCTACTTCCTGAAAAACACCGCGACCCGCATGGAGTTCCTCTCCCTCATCCGCGATCCCCGCGGCTGA
- the orn gene encoding oligoribonuclease: MAVERDPRFSETNLIWVDLEMTGLQPEVNRIIELGAVITDAQLNIIHEGPVIAIHQSDAVLAAMDAWNRKTHGESGLVRRVQESTIDEEQATDLCLEVFSRFVPPGKSPMCGNTIGQDRRFMARWMPRLESFFHYRSIDVSTLKELARRWAPEAVWRSVKSTKHQAISDIRESVEELQHYRKLLMKV; encoded by the coding sequence ATGGCAGTGGAACGCGATCCCCGTTTTTCGGAGACGAATCTGATCTGGGTGGACCTGGAAATGACCGGCCTGCAGCCGGAGGTGAACCGCATCATCGAGCTCGGGGCCGTGATCACTGACGCACAGCTCAACATCATCCACGAAGGGCCCGTGATCGCCATTCACCAGAGCGACGCGGTGCTCGCGGCAATGGACGCGTGGAACCGCAAGACCCACGGCGAGTCAGGACTCGTGCGCCGCGTTCAGGAAAGCACGATCGACGAGGAGCAGGCCACGGATCTCTGCCTGGAGGTCTTCTCGCGCTTCGTGCCCCCGGGAAAAAGCCCGATGTGCGGCAATACGATCGGACAGGACCGGCGCTTCATGGCCCGCTGGATGCCCCGGCTCGAGTCCTTCTTCCACTACCGCTCGATCGATGTTTCGACTCTGAAGGAGCTTGCGAGGCGCTGGGCGCCGGAGGCGGTCTGGCGCTCCGTGAAGTCGACGAAGCACCAGGCGATTTCAGACATCAGGGAGTCGGTCGAGGAGCTGCAGCACTACAGGAAGCTGCTGATGAAGGTCTGA
- the mutM gene encoding bifunctional DNA-formamidopyrimidine glycosylase/DNA-(apurinic or apyrimidinic site) lyase: MPELPEVEVVRRYLDEHLPGSRIESVDVKLPRLLKNASPEAFKTALKGQVFAAVRRKGKYLVLGLDGPKSLLVHLRMTGRLVWKADPAAPLPPYTRIVFQLSRGVLAYGDVRTLGELWLIPSQGSSGVAGFDALGPDALDPKLTAEGFARALRAGRGTVKSFLLNQRHLAGVGNIYADEALFLAGIRPERSCAAVSAQEAARLLRAVRQVFETSIESGGTTFRDFLDGSGREGGNAANLYVYGREGKPCRVCGTAIELTHIAGRGTRFCPKCQS, from the coding sequence ATGCCGGAGCTGCCCGAAGTCGAAGTGGTCCGCCGGTACCTGGACGAGCATCTGCCGGGTTCGAGGATCGAGTCGGTTGATGTGAAGCTGCCGAGGCTGCTGAAGAACGCATCGCCCGAAGCCTTCAAGACGGCGCTCAAGGGGCAGGTCTTTGCCGCCGTGCGGCGCAAGGGCAAGTACCTGGTGCTGGGCCTTGACGGCCCGAAGAGCCTTCTCGTGCATCTGCGGATGACCGGCCGGCTTGTCTGGAAGGCCGACCCGGCGGCTCCGCTGCCCCCGTACACGAGAATCGTCTTCCAGCTCTCGAGGGGCGTGCTCGCCTACGGCGACGTGCGCACGCTGGGCGAGCTCTGGCTCATTCCCTCGCAGGGCTCCTCGGGCGTTGCGGGCTTTGACGCGCTCGGGCCCGACGCGCTTGACCCGAAGCTCACGGCCGAAGGATTCGCGCGGGCGCTGCGGGCGGGCAGAGGCACTGTGAAGTCCTTCCTGCTCAACCAGCGCCATCTCGCCGGGGTTGGCAACATTTACGCCGACGAGGCGCTCTTTCTGGCCGGCATCAGGCCGGAGCGATCCTGCGCTGCGGTGTCGGCCCAGGAGGCGGCAAGGCTTCTCAGGGCCGTGAGGCAGGTCTTCGAGACTTCGATCGAAAGCGGCGGGACCACGTTCCGGGATTTCCTCGACGGCAGCGGCCGCGAGGGCGGCAACGCGGCGAACCTGTATGTCTACGGGCGCGAGGGAAAGCCCTGCAGGGTCTGCGGGACAGCGATCGAGCTCACGCACATCGCGGGCCGGGGCACGCGCTTCTGCCCGAAGTGCCAGAGCTGA
- the rsgA gene encoding ribosome small subunit-dependent GTPase A, translating into MRPGEKKSPLPALNSTEALVIATHGRHHYVRTSEGRILEAHRRGKKADVVVGDRVKVSIAGGLAAIEGILPRSSLLYRSDKWRVKELAANIDLVAVVFASRPTFNPWFIWKALLAAGKAGIEAAAVRNKSDLQEGAPEANEALSLLEGLGVRTVSVSARGRPEEARGLLEPLLRGRRTLLVGQSGMGKSTLLNLLVPEARALTREFSEALDLGKQTTTAARWYDLPGGGALVDSPGFQEFGLEHLSLEDVISGMPDIAAAAARGCRFANCRHLSEPGCAVKAALDRGEISPRRYEFYEALARSVLSRRAYPS; encoded by the coding sequence ATGCGCCCCGGTGAAAAAAAATCCCCGCTTCCGGCCCTGAATTCCACAGAGGCCCTGGTCATCGCCACGCACGGCCGGCATCACTATGTCCGGACGAGCGAGGGGCGGATTCTCGAAGCTCACCGCAGGGGCAAAAAGGCTGACGTGGTCGTGGGCGACCGGGTGAAGGTTTCCATCGCGGGCGGCCTGGCCGCGATCGAGGGCATCCTGCCGCGCAGCTCGCTGCTCTACCGCAGCGACAAGTGGCGGGTGAAGGAGCTCGCCGCGAACATCGACCTCGTGGCCGTCGTATTCGCCAGCCGCCCGACCTTCAACCCCTGGTTCATCTGGAAGGCGCTGCTTGCCGCCGGCAAGGCGGGGATCGAGGCGGCCGCGGTGCGCAACAAGTCGGATCTGCAGGAAGGCGCCCCTGAAGCGAACGAGGCGCTCTCGCTGCTCGAGGGCCTGGGGGTGCGCACCGTCAGCGTGTCCGCCAGGGGCCGCCCCGAAGAGGCGCGCGGCCTTCTCGAGCCGCTGCTGCGCGGCCGCAGAACGCTTCTGGTCGGACAGTCGGGCATGGGGAAATCCACTCTTCTGAACCTGCTCGTGCCGGAGGCGCGGGCCCTCACCCGCGAATTTTCCGAGGCGCTCGACCTCGGCAAGCAGACAACAACCGCCGCACGGTGGTACGACCTGCCGGGCGGCGGCGCGCTCGTCGATTCGCCCGGCTTCCAAGAATTCGGGCTCGAGCACCTCTCGCTCGAGGACGTGATCTCAGGCATGCCCGACATCGCCGCGGCAGCCGCCCGGGGCTGCCGCTTCGCCAACTGCCGGCATCTGTCCGAGCCGGGCTGCGCGGTGAAGGCCGCCCTCGACCGGGGAGAAATCAGCCCCCGGCGCTATGAGTTTTACGAAGCGCTCGCGCGCTCCGTCCTCAGCCGCCGAGCCTACCCGTCCTAA
- a CDS encoding MFS transporter yields the protein MIFRIIAFCVLLQFGYACMRVTVSLDALVHQGGAFQVGVMMSLLALFPTFLAMPFGRWMDRAGARKPILAGAACLAAAALIPFSFPMARCGIVPLYLCCILDGIGFMCIQMASLQMMGSLSRPEHRTDAFSWLAVGFAASGLCAPVLSGYTIDLFGHRWAYALALLAIALGFSLFVLNLKVVPASWGEVKKRNRRGGAFELLGHPKLRVVLIVSAIVSVAWELENFMFPVYGHEIGLSATQIGWLIGSFYSATFIVRFLMPVLSRRIGPWSFMVFVLSAGAAAYAAFPFFTSLPPLLAVAFVLGLGLGASQPNVMTLLHNNAPAGRVGEALGIRTMMRNAAHTIVPVCFGAITAAIGVFWIFIAQAALMGGSALLVHFRDRSEG from the coding sequence ATGATCTTCCGCATCATTGCCTTTTGCGTGCTGCTGCAGTTCGGCTACGCCTGCATGCGCGTCACCGTGAGCCTGGACGCGCTCGTGCATCAGGGCGGGGCGTTCCAGGTCGGCGTCATGATGAGCCTGCTCGCGCTTTTCCCCACCTTCCTCGCCATGCCCTTCGGGCGGTGGATGGACCGGGCGGGGGCGAGAAAGCCGATTCTGGCGGGCGCGGCCTGCCTCGCCGCGGCAGCGCTCATTCCCTTTTCCTTTCCGATGGCCCGCTGCGGGATCGTTCCCCTGTATCTGTGCTGCATTCTGGACGGCATCGGGTTCATGTGCATCCAGATGGCCTCGCTGCAGATGATGGGCAGCCTGTCGCGGCCCGAGCACAGGACCGACGCCTTTTCCTGGCTCGCGGTCGGGTTCGCCGCCTCGGGCCTGTGCGCTCCGGTCCTGTCGGGCTACACCATCGACCTCTTCGGCCACCGCTGGGCTTACGCGCTGGCGCTGCTGGCCATTGCGCTGGGCTTTTCCTTATTCGTCCTCAACCTGAAGGTCGTGCCCGCCTCCTGGGGCGAAGTGAAGAAAAGGAACCGCAGGGGCGGCGCCTTCGAGCTGCTCGGCCACCCGAAGCTGAGGGTAGTGCTCATCGTCTCGGCCATTGTCTCGGTGGCCTGGGAGCTCGAAAACTTCATGTTCCCGGTCTACGGCCATGAAATCGGGCTTTCCGCCACCCAGATCGGCTGGCTGATCGGGTCGTTTTATTCCGCGACCTTCATCGTCCGCTTCCTGATGCCGGTCCTGTCAAGGCGCATCGGCCCCTGGTCGTTCATGGTCTTCGTGCTTTCCGCGGGCGCGGCGGCCTACGCCGCCTTTCCCTTCTTCACTTCCCTGCCGCCGCTGCTGGCCGTCGCGTTCGTGCTCGGCCTCGGACTGGGCGCGAGCCAGCCCAACGTGATGACCCTGCTGCACAACAACGCTCCGGCCGGCCGCGTGGGCGAGGCGCTCGGCATTCGCACCATGATGCGGAACGCCGCCCACACGATCGTCCCCGTGTGCTTTGGCGCGATCACCGCCGCGATCGGCGTTTTCTGGATCTTCATCGCGCAGGCCGCCCTCATGGGAGGCTCGGCGCTTCTGGTGCACTTCAGGGACAGGTCCGAGGGCTGA
- a CDS encoding AI-2E family transporter translates to MRIPLNSLRENLADRIDLLIKIAFGVLIAIGCYMVVAPFATAILISAMLCVVTWPFFLRVDALVKGRRTLSSAIMVLIIGVMVILPLTFIVIFAMQQLSSALILIREWVSEGMPLPAWASSLPWVGSYLHEPLGKIVKYPEVASAIKQAGTALTRGVISSSASVVNIIVQLLLIAAVAFIFYRNGETLAKKVQSLLEKVGGNLSSSFQNILVNTTRSVVFGIFGTALGQALLAYIGFWICGIDNKTLFAFMVFILSMVPMGPPFVWGPLAVALYLKGEVGYAVFLAIWGSCVVSSVDNFLKPLLISRGTPLPMALVFLGVFGGLIAFGFLGILLGPILLSLGTTLFTAWLAKPVSKSPQTLEIVSEAAEDGDDGQKKAG, encoded by the coding sequence ATGAGAATCCCCTTAAATTCACTCAGGGAAAACCTGGCCGACCGCATCGACCTGCTGATCAAGATCGCCTTCGGCGTGCTGATCGCGATCGGCTGCTACATGGTGGTCGCGCCCTTTGCCACCGCCATCCTGATTTCCGCCATGCTCTGCGTGGTCACCTGGCCCTTTTTCCTCCGGGTCGACGCGCTGGTGAAGGGCCGCAGGACGCTCTCCTCGGCCATCATGGTGCTGATCATCGGCGTGATGGTGATCCTGCCGCTCACCTTCATCGTCATCTTCGCGATGCAGCAGCTCTCGAGCGCCCTCATCCTCATCCGCGAGTGGGTGAGCGAGGGCATGCCGCTGCCGGCCTGGGCAAGCTCTCTGCCCTGGGTGGGCTCCTACCTGCACGAGCCGCTCGGGAAAATAGTCAAATACCCCGAAGTCGCCTCGGCCATCAAGCAGGCCGGCACCGCCCTCACGCGCGGAGTGATCAGCTCGAGCGCCTCGGTGGTGAACATCATCGTGCAGCTGCTCCTTATCGCGGCCGTCGCCTTCATCTTCTACAGGAACGGCGAAACGCTCGCGAAAAAAGTCCAGAGCCTTCTTGAAAAAGTGGGCGGCAACCTCTCCTCCTCGTTCCAGAACATCCTCGTGAACACGACCCGCTCGGTGGTGTTCGGGATTTTCGGCACGGCTCTGGGCCAGGCGCTGCTCGCCTACATCGGCTTTTGGATCTGCGGCATCGACAACAAGACGCTCTTCGCCTTCATGGTGTTCATCCTCTCGATGGTTCCGATGGGGCCCCCCTTCGTGTGGGGGCCGCTTGCCGTCGCGCTCTACCTCAAGGGGGAGGTGGGCTATGCGGTCTTCCTCGCGATCTGGGGATCCTGCGTGGTCTCAAGCGTCGACAACTTCCTCAAGCCCCTGCTGATCTCGCGGGGCACCCCGCTGCCGATGGCGCTCGTCTTCCTCGGCGTGTTCGGCGGCCTCATCGCCTTCGGCTTCCTCGGGATCCTGCTCGGGCCGATCCTGCTGTCGCTCGGCACCACGCTGTTTACGGCCTGGCTCGCCAAGCCCGTGTCCAAGTCCCCGCAGACGCTGGAAATTGTGAGCGAGGCGGCTGAAGACGGAGACGACGGGCAGAAGAAAGCCGGCTGA